From a single Oscillospiraceae bacterium genomic region:
- a CDS encoding UDP-N-acetylmuramoyl-tripeptide--D-alanyl-D-alanine ligase has protein sequence METYVRLGLLLVWFASALSASLTFVHMWQLSAYQWGGYWRWLKERAGDAYQKFLWVMPTLFLWLWWGPWVSYAVAACYLVTLWRARLRKGAKKPLKVTSRVVRLLATLVLLLALVGWGASRLWESPRLFLIVLGTGFLLVSLLVPLADLINRPLQRAIEAVYLRDAKRRLASMPGLVVLGVTGSYGKTSTKFFLQRLLSARYNTLMTPESYNTPMGVVRTVREQLRATHEVFVCEMGARHVGDIRRLCGIVRPRFGVITAVGPQHLESFHTLENVVATKFELADSLPDDGVLFANWDSGEIRGRAARARTVRYGVAGAAGDAEMQYTARDVRADTRGLSFCVAAPDGTQQAFTTALIGRHNVENITAAVAVAHHMGIPLKELAPLVRGLTPAPHRLQLRPGPELIYIDDAFNANPEGAAAALEALAGFDGVRMLVTPGFVELGERQEACHEALGRQAAAVCDFVALVGARQTEAIARGLRAAGFAPERLCVAPDLAAALAAVRAFSAGGRMKYVLLENDLPDQY, from the coding sequence TTGGAAACCTATGTACGTCTTGGGCTGCTGCTTGTCTGGTTTGCGAGCGCATTGTCCGCCTCGCTGACGTTTGTCCACATGTGGCAGCTCAGCGCCTACCAGTGGGGCGGGTACTGGCGCTGGCTGAAGGAGCGCGCCGGGGACGCCTACCAGAAATTTCTCTGGGTCATGCCCACGCTTTTTTTGTGGCTGTGGTGGGGGCCCTGGGTGTCGTACGCGGTGGCCGCCTGTTACCTCGTGACGCTGTGGCGGGCCCGTTTGCGCAAGGGCGCGAAAAAGCCGCTCAAAGTGACGAGTCGCGTGGTGCGCCTGCTCGCGACGCTTGTGTTGCTGCTGGCGCTGGTCGGTTGGGGCGCGTCGCGTCTGTGGGAGTCCCCGCGCCTGTTTTTGATCGTGCTGGGCACCGGGTTTTTGCTCGTCTCTCTGCTGGTGCCGCTGGCCGATCTCATCAACCGGCCGCTGCAGCGGGCCATCGAGGCGGTCTACCTTCGCGACGCCAAGCGTCGGCTGGCGTCGATGCCGGGGCTCGTCGTCCTCGGCGTGACGGGCAGCTACGGGAAGACAAGCACGAAGTTTTTTTTACAGCGGCTGCTGTCGGCGCGTTACAACACGCTGATGACGCCGGAGAGCTACAACACCCCGATGGGAGTGGTGCGCACGGTCCGGGAGCAGTTGCGCGCCACGCACGAGGTGTTCGTCTGCGAGATGGGCGCCCGGCATGTGGGGGACATCCGCCGGCTCTGCGGTATCGTCCGCCCGCGTTTCGGCGTGATCACCGCCGTCGGCCCGCAGCATCTCGAGAGCTTTCACACCCTCGAAAATGTCGTCGCCACGAAATTTGAGCTGGCCGACAGTCTGCCGGACGACGGGGTTCTCTTTGCAAACTGGGACAGCGGAGAGATCCGCGGCCGCGCCGCGCGCGCGCGGACTGTCCGCTACGGCGTGGCCGGCGCGGCGGGAGACGCGGAGATGCAGTACACGGCCCGCGACGTCCGCGCGGACACCCGGGGGCTCTCTTTTTGCGTCGCCGCCCCCGACGGGACGCAGCAGGCGTTCACCACCGCCCTGATCGGGCGGCACAATGTAGAAAACATTACGGCCGCCGTCGCCGTGGCTCACCACATGGGCATCCCGCTGAAAGAATTGGCGCCTCTTGTGCGCGGGCTGACGCCGGCGCCCCACCGGCTGCAGCTGCGGCCCGGTCCGGAGCTTATATACATCGACGACGCGTTCAACGCAAACCCCGAGGGGGCCGCCGCGGCGCTGGAGGCGCTGGCCGGATTCGACGGTGTACGCATGCTGGTCACGCCCGGTTTTGTGGAGCTGGGCGAGCGGCAGGAGGCTTGCCATGAGGCGCTGGGGCGTCAGGCCGCCGCCGTGTGCGACTTCGTGGCGCTGGTGGGGGCGCGCCAAACCGAGGCCATTGCGCGCGGCCTGCGGGCGGCCGGGTTTGCCCCGGAGCGGCTCTGCGTCGCGCCGGACCTCGCCGCCGCGCTGGCGGCCGTGCGGGCGTTTTCTGCCGGCGGCCGGATGAAGTACGTATTGCTGGAAAATGACTTGCCGGATCAATACTGA